A stretch of the Aegilops tauschii subsp. strangulata cultivar AL8/78 chromosome 4, Aet v6.0, whole genome shotgun sequence genome encodes the following:
- the LOC109761057 gene encoding homeobox protein knotted-1-like 4 encodes MDQFPLLPSGSKANTSTPLYLTLDNTTSGASTSPVPEPAPAPPEPSTHSNHDRGTDTVKAKIMSHPLYPALLTAFIECQKVGAPPEIVGRLSALAGDLHSDPGDRRQDPVPDPELDEFMETYCDVLVRYKQELTRPIQEADQFFRAMEAQMESFTLDDQSYEGGGSSEDEQEAGDVGGLPEITSHCAEDKELKSHLLNKYSGYLSSLWRDLSKKKKKGKLPRDARQKLLHWWQLHYRWPYPSELEKAALAESTGLDAKQINNWFINQRKRHWKPTPPAMEYMSQQQHPHPYGGASSSSSAPFRTTDGHYFAGGSAYPRGP; translated from the exons ATGGATCAGTTTCCCCTTCTTCCTAGTGGCTCCAAGGCCAACACCTCCACACCCTTGTACCTCACCTTAGACAACACAACCTCGGGGGCATCCACCTCACCAGTGCCggagccggcgccggcgccgcctGAACCTTCCACACACTCCAACCATGACAGGGGAACGGATACAGTCAAAGCCAAGATCATGTCGCACCCTCTCTATCCTGCTCTCCTGACAGCCTTCATAGAGTGCCAGAAG GTCGGAGCCCCGCCGGAGATTGTCGGTCGGTTATCCGCCCTCGCCGGCGACCTCCACTCAGATCCTGGCGACCGGCGCCAAGACCCGGTGCCGGACCCAGAACTTGATGAGTTCATG GAGACCTACTGCGATGTGCTGGTCAGGTACAAGCAGGAGCTCACGAGACCAATCCAAGAAGCCGACCAGTTCTTCAGGGCCATGGAGGCGCAGATGGAGTCGTTTACACTAG ACGACCAGAGCTACGAAGGGGGCGGTTCCTCGGAAGACGAGCAAGAAGCCGGCGACGTCGGCGGCCTGCCGGAGATCACGAGTCACTGCGCGGAGGACAAGGAGCTCAAGAGCCACCTCCTGAACAAGTACAGCGGCTACCTGAGCAGCCTCTGGAGGGACCtctccaagaagaagaagaaaggcaaGCTGCCGAGGGACGCGCGCCAGAAGCTCCTGCACTGGTGGCAGCTGCACTACAGATGGCCCTACCCGTCG GAACTGGAGAAGGCGGCGCTGGCGGAGTCGACGGGGCTGGACGCGAAGCAGATCAACAACTGGTTCATCAACCAGCGGAAGCGGCACTGGAAGCCCACGCCGCCGGCCATGGAGTACATGTCGCAGCAGCAGCACCCCCACCCCTACGGCGGCGCTTCCAGCAGCTCTTCCGCCCCCTTTCGGACGACGGATGGGCATTACTTCGCCGGAGGAAGCGCGTATCCCCGTGGCCCCTGA